A region of Panicum virgatum strain AP13 chromosome 8N, P.virgatum_v5, whole genome shotgun sequence DNA encodes the following proteins:
- the LOC120684863 gene encoding uncharacterized protein LOC120684863 → MDATSAVTNVNAVASYLNNIEPLNGANFPDWKGKVMTCLAWNDLDLALREDKPDVAAGQTSAALEKWARSDRMALMVMSQTISAGIKGAIPTKDAQGADLSAKAFLAKIEENFKSSSKTYASTLIMKLVASQYDGKTGIR, encoded by the coding sequence TGACAAATGTCAATGCTGTGGCCTCCTACCTGAACAACATTGAGCCGCTCAATGGAGCGAATTTTCCTGACTGGAAGGGCAAGGTCATGACGTGCTTAGCTTGGAATGATCTTGACTTGGCATTAAGGGAGGATAAGCCTGATGTTGCTGCAGGACAGACTTCAGCTGCTCTGGAAAAGTGGGCAAGATCAGACCGCATGGCGCTTATGGTCATGTCTCAGACCATCAGTGCTGGCATTAAGGGCGCCATCCCCACCAAGGATGCGCAGGGAGCAGATTTGAGTGCTAAGGCCTTTCTGGCAAAGATTGAGGAGAACTTCAAGAGCTCATCCAAGACTTATGCAAGCACTCTCATCATGAAGTTAGTGGCCTCTCAGTATGATGGGAAGACTGGCATCAGGTAG